The Streptomyces sp. 11x1 genomic sequence ACCCCACGACCGAGCCGTAGGGCACGCCCGACACCAGTTCGCGCAGCACCTGGCGGTTGAACCCTGATATCAGCGACCAGTCGAGCGGCAGCGCGAAGTCGTGCCGTTCGCCCGCGAAGTAAGCCTCGAACTGACGTATGGCCTCGGCCAGCTGAGGTGCGTCGGGCGCCTCCACGGGAGTGGTGCCGAGGCGGGAGGCGAGCCGGTCCAGGGTCCGGTCGCGCACCGGCTCCGTGGCGTGGAAGACGACGTTGACGAGGCCCTCGTCCGTCGCGGCCAGCAGCAGCGGGCCGATGTCCGAGCCGACGACGGCCCAGACGACCCGCTGCTCGTCCTGTGCATGGCTGTTCATGGGACCACCGTACGGGCCGCCACCGACAACGACCGTGGTGCGCGCTCGGCCCTGCAGCGCTCACCACCGGCCGCAAACCCCCGCATCAGCCTTGTGTGGCGTCCCTGACCACGTCGGGCTTGTTGGTGATGATGCCGTCCACGCCGTAGTCGGCCACCCGTCGGGCGTTGGTGGCGTCGTTCACGGTCCAGGTGAGGATCTCCAGCGGCTTGCCGTGCGGACCTCCGAGCGCGTGGATCGTGGCCACGTAGGACTCGGAGATGGTCGTGTACGAGGAGTTGATCTGGTCGCTGAACGTCGCGTACTCGGGGAGGTCGGCGATGTCCGGGGTGCCGAGCAGACCGGTCTTCACCGCCGGGTCCAGCTCATGGACCCGGCGTACGGTGTCGGCGCTGAAGCTCTGGATCACCAGCTTCTCCAGTTGCGCCGGGCCGAGCCAGCCCTCGTTGCTCAGCACTTTCAGGGTCTGCTGCTCGATCCCCGGGTAGAGCTGCGGGTTCTTGATCTCCAGGACGAGCTTCTGATGGTTGCGCGACACCCGCCGCATGTACTGCTCCAGCGTGGGCACGCGCGCGCCCGCGTAGTCGGCGCCGAACCAGCTGCCCGCGTCCAGGTGCCCGATCTCCGCCGCGGTGAAGTCCGCCACGTTCCATGGGGCGCGCTCGGGATAAAGCTCCTCGACGTTGGTCGTCCGCGCCAGCGTCGCGTCGTGGAGGACGACGAGTCTGCCGTCACTGGTGCGCTGGACGTCGTTCTCGACCCAGTCGAAGCCCATCTCGTGGGCTTTGTCGACAGCGGCCAGGGTGTTCTCGGGCGCGTAGGCGGAAGCTCCACGATGCGCGACGACCAGCGGATTCCCGGCGTCGGCGGCCGCGTGAGCAGCGGAAGTGGGGAGCAGGAGGACGGTGGCCCCCAAGAACGCTGTGGTCGCGGCGGCAACTGCGCGCACGTGCATGCGTACTCCTCGCGTCGATCGATCACGGTCAGCTCAAGAGTGACAGCAGAGGGTCAACGGGAGAGGTGCGCAGGATGGCCATGAATTGAATGGAGTTGCCCAAGTCCGCTCACGGGCACCGCACAAGTGGGGCAAGGCCGTGTTTCTTTGCCGGAAAATCGTTCGACCATTCCGGTGGGGGTCATACTCTCTGCGACAACCCTGACCGTCGTGGCGGTGCCGGGGCTGGGGGCATTGCAGGAATTCCAGGGACGCGACAGGGCGGGAAAGGCAGCCGCGAATGCAGGGCACGGTCGACGGCTTCAGCTACGGACTCGTCACACCGGTGGTGGCCTATCTCATGGCCTGCCTCGGGGGCGCGCTCGGCCTGCGCTGCACCACCAGATCGATGCTCGTGGACGGCCGCTGGCGGATCGGCTGGCTCGCGCTTGGCTCGGCGGCCATCGGCTCCGGCATCTGGACCATGCACTTCGTCGCGATGATGGGCTTCAAGGTCCTGCAGACCCCGATCCACTACGACCCGCTGACCACGTTCGCGAGCCTCGCGGTGGCGATCGTCATGGTCGGCATCGGGATCTTCATGGTCGGCTCCAAGGGGGCCGGCGGGGCCGCGCTGTTCACCGGGGGAACCATCACCGGTCTGGGCATCGCCTCGATGCACTACCTGGGCATGGCCGGCATGCGGCTCAACGGCACGTTCGAGTACAACACCGTCACCGTGGCCGCCTCGGTCGTCATCGCCGTGGTGGCCGCGATCGCCGCCCTGTGGGCCGCCGGGCAGGTCCGCGGCTTCCTGTGGAGCGTGGGCGCCAGCCTCGTCATGGGGGTCGCCGTCAGCGGCATGCACTACACGGGTATGGCCGCGCTCAGCGTCCATCTGCACAGCGGCGCGGGCCCCGACCCGGCCGTCGGTTCGTCGTCCGCCGCTCTGCTGGCTCCGCTGATGATCGGCCCGCTGGTGTTCCTGCTCCTCGCGGGAGTCGTCGTGATGTTCGACCCGTTCATGATCATGGGCAGGTTCCACGCGAACCCCGTCGAGCGCCGGCCCGGCATCCCGGCCCAGGCCACCGCCCACGTCTGCCGGCACCCCGAGTCCCGCACCGCCCCGCAGCACCGCGAGCGGCATGCCCGCACACCGCAGAATCGCTGATCGCGACCCGTTGTCAGTGCGGGGTCGTACGGTGGATTGCATGCGGCCCGTTTCCAAGATCGAACGCACGGTGGCGCCCTTCGAGGTCGTCAGCCCCTACCAGCCGAGCGGCGACCAGCCCACGGCCATCGCCGACCTCGCCCGGCGTATCGGAGCAGGTGAGAAGGACGTCGTCCTGCTCGGCGCGACAGGCACCGGCAAGTCCGCCACCACCGCGTGGATGATCGAGAAGCTCCAGCGCCCGACCCTGGTGATGGCGCCGAACAAGACCCTGGCCGCCCAGCTGGCCAACGAATTCCGCGAACTGCTGCCCAACAACGCGGTCGAATACTTCGTCTCGTACTACGACTACTACCAGCCCGAGGCATACGTCCCGCAGTCGGACACCTACATCGAGAAGGACTCCTCCATCAACGAGGAGGTGGAACGCCTGCGTCACTCCGCGACCAATTCGCTGCTCACCCGCCGCGACGTCGTCGTGGTCGCCTCCGTCTCGTGCATCTACGGTCTCGGCACACCGCAGGAGTACGTGGACCGCATGGTCCCCCTCAAGGTCGGCGAGGAGTTCGACCGGGACGCGCTGCTGCGCCGCTTCGTGGACATCCAGTACACCCGCAACGACCTGGCGTTCACCCGCGGCACCTTCCGCGTCCGCGGCGACACCATCGAGATCTTCCCGGTCTACGAGGAGCTCGCCGTCCGCATCGAGATGTTCGGCGACGAGATCGAGGCCCTCTCCACCCTCCATCCCCTCACCGGCGAGATCATCAGCGACGACCAGCAGCTGTACGTCTTCCCCGCCTCTCACTACGTCGCCGGCCCCGAGCGCATGGAGCGGGCCGTCAACGACATCGAGAAGGAACTGGGGGAGCGCCTGGCGGAGCTGGAGAAGCAGGGCAAGCTCCTGGAGGCCCAGCGCCTGCGGATGCGCACCACCTACGACCTCGAGATGCTCCGCCAGATCGGCTCCTGCTCCGGCGTGGAGAACTACTCGATGCACTTCGACGGCCGCGAACCCGGTTCCCCGCCGAACACCCTGCTGGACTACTTCCCGGACGACTTCCTCCTCGTCATCGACGAGTCCCATGTGACCGTCCCCCAGATCGGCGCGATGTACGAGGGCGACGCCTCCCGCAAGCGCACCCTCGTCGACCACGGCTTCCGACTGCCCTCCGCCCTGGACAACCGCCCCCTGAAGTGGGAGGAGTTCCAGGAGCGCGTCGGCCAGACGGTGTACCTCTCGGCGACCCCCGGCCAGTACGAGCTGTCCCGCTCCGACGGCCACGTCGAGCAGATCATCCGCCCCACCGGTCTGGTCGACCCCGAGGTCGTCGTCAAGCCCACCGAGGGTCAGATCGACGACCTGGTGCACGAGATCCGGCAGCGCACCGAGAAGGACGAGCGCGTCCTCGTCACCACCCTCACCAAGAAGATGGCCGAGGACCTCACCGACTACTTCCTGGAACTGGGCATCCAGGTCCGCTATCTCCACAGCGACGTCGACACCCTGCGCCGCGTCGAACTGCTGCGCGAGCTGCGCGCCGGTGAGTACGACGTCCTGGTCGGCATCAACCTCCTGCGCGAGGGCCTCGACCTCCCCGAGGTCTCCCTGGTGGCGATCCTCGACGCCGACAAGGAGGGCTTCCTGCGCTCAGGGACCTCGCTGATCCAGACCATCGGCCGCGCGGCGCGCAATGTGTCGGGCCAGGTCCACATGTACGCCGACAAGATCACCCCGGCGATGGCGAAGGCCATCGACGAGACCAACCGGCGCCGGGAGAAGCAGGTCGCGTACAACAAGGCCAACGGGATCGACCCGCAGCCGCTGCGCAAGAAGATCAACGACATCGTCGCGCAGATCGCCCGCGAGGACGTCGACACCGAGCAGCTGCTCGGCTCGGGCTATCGCAAGGGCAAGGACGGTAAGGCCGCCAAGGCGCCCGTGCCCTCCCTGGGCGGCAAGGTGGCCAAGTCCGCCAAGGGCAGGAGCAAGGCTGAGGAGACCGTCCCGACCGACCGTCCCGCGGCCGAGCTCGCCCAGCAGATCGAGGACATGACGGAGCGCATGCGCGCGGCCGCCGCCGAGTTGCAGTTCGAGATCGCCGCCCGGCTGCGTGACGAGGTCTCCGAGATGAAGAAGGAACTGCGGCAGATGAGGGAGGCGGGACTGGCCTGACCTTCCCTTCCGGCGCCGGGGGAGGGGACGTGCCCCCGGCGCCGGCGCGCTGTGTTGCAAGACCGACACAAAGTGCGACACAGGCTGCGGAAATGTCAGTGCCGCTGCGTAAGGTGCTGCACATCCGCGGACTCCGCGGGAACAGGGGACAGTCGAGAGGGGAATCAGCGCGTGACCGTCAACATGACCAAGGGTCAGGCCATCAGTCTGCAGAAGAACGACGGAGGCAGCCTGACCGCGGTGCGCATGGGTCTCGGCTGGCAGGCTGCCCCCAGGCGCGGCCTGTTCGGATCCCGCACCCGTGAGATCGACCTCGACGCCTCCGCCGTGCTGTTCGCGGACAAGCAGCCCGTCGACGTCGTCTTCTTCCGTCACCTGGTGAGCGACGACGGCTCCGTCCGCCACACCGGCGACAACCTGGTCGGCGGCGTCGGCCAGGGCGGCGACGACGAGGCGATCCTCGTCGACCTGGCCCGGGTGCCGGTCCACATCGACCAGATCGTCTTCACCGTGAACTCCTTCACGGGCCAGACCTTCCAGGAGGTGCAGAACGCGTTCTGCCGACTGGTCGACGAGACCAACGGCCAGGAGCTGGCGCGCTACACCCTCGCGGGCGGCGGCCAGTACACCGCCCAGATCATGGCCAAGGTGCACCGCGCGGGCGCGGGCTGGCAGATGACCGCCATCGGTTCGCCCGCCAACGGTCGCACCTTCCAGGACCTGATGCCGGCGATCCTGCCGGTGCTGTAGGCACGCACCGAGTACACAGAGCACGCGACGCAGGGGGACGAAGTCGATGACGGCCGAGCTGGTCCGGGGGCAGAACCATCCGCTGCCCGAGGTCCGACTGGAGATCCGCGTCTCGGCCGGCACACCGATCGTGGCCGGGGCCACCCTCGGCGACGAGCACGGCCGGGTGCACGGTGTCGAATGGGTCGCCCACCCGGGCGCGCCCACTCTCCCGGGCCTGGAGGTCCCCAAGCAGGCGGCGGCCGACCACCGCCTCGCCGTGGACCTCGACGCCCTGGCGCCGTCCGTGCACCGGGTGAGCGTGCTGCTCGCCCTCCCCGCAGGGACCGGCGGCCCGGCGCGCTTCGGCGCCGTGGCCGCCCCCTTCGTCGCGGTCACCGGCCTCGACGGCACCGAGGTCGCCAGCTACACCATCACCGACCTCGAACCGGAGTCGGCCGTCGTCGCCCTGGAGCTGTACCGCAGGCAGGGTGCCTGGAAGGTCCGCGCGGTCGGCCAGGGATACGCGGGCGGCCTCGCGGCGCTGCTCGCCGACCAGGGCCTGCCACAGGCCCAGCAACTGGCCGGCAGCATCAACGAGGCAGTGGCCCAGGGCCTCGCCCGCTCGGTGGCCGCCCCTCCGCCCCGCCTGCCGGACGCGGAACGATCCCGTCGGACGGCCGCCCCCGCGACCGGCCCGGACGAGACCCACGGCGGCGGGACCCCCCAGGGCGTGCCCGGCACCACCGCGCCGTCCCCGGGCCACCAGCCCACCTCTCCGTGCGGCACGACACCCCCGTACGGCTCTCCCCGCGACGGCACGCTGCCCGACCACGCGGCGGCGCAGCACGGCGGCCCCACCCCGGCGGACCCGGCCACCGGCCAGCCCGCCCAGGCCACGGCCGGCGGTCCGGTCAACTACAGCCACCCCGGCCGCCAGACCACCGCGCCGCCCCCGCCAGCGCCGACCGCGCCCCCGGCCGAGCCGGGACAGCCCGCGCGGCCCGTCGCCGGGGACGCGACCGGCTGGTCCATGGAGGAGCGGCTCTACAACCAGGTGTGGGGCATGTTCGAGGACCTCGCCCGCACCACGGCCGCGTACCGCAGTGCCGTCGACTTCGCCGAGTCGCGGATGGAACAGGAGTTGGACAAGGTCCTGTCCGACCCGCGCAGCCGCATCAGCGGGCAGGGCGACGCCGCGCGCGAGGCGGCCCGGGCCAAGCGCGCCCAGCTCGTCGACCAGGCCAGGGCCGCCCTCGACCGGGACCTGGCCCAGCTCGGTGCCGAGGCGGACGTCGTCGAGCCCGCACTGCCCCCGGCGTACGCGAGCTGGGACAACCCGGTCTGGCACGGCTACCGGGTACCGATGGAGATCCCGATGGCCCTGCGGCTGGGCGACCTCCATCTACCGGAGAGCGAGGACGTGCGCATCCCGATGCTGGTCCGGCTGCCGCTGGAGCGCGGCCTGTGGATCGACAGCGGCCGCTCCGGCTCCCGAGACGCGCTCGCCGACTCCGACGAGCTGCGCCGCCTCGCGCTCGACACCGCGGTGGCTCTCGCCGCCCGGTTGCTCGCGGTCTACCCGCCGGGCGAGTTCGCCGTGCACGTCATCGACGCGGCCGGGGCCGGCTCGTCCGCCTTGACGCCCCTGACCCGGGCCGGTGTGCTCGCCGGGCGGCCCGCCGCCGGAGCGGCGGGTGTCTCCGAGGTGCTGGGGCGGCTCACCCAGCGTGTCGACCTCGTGCAGATGGCGGTGCGCGGTGGCGCGCCGGACGCACTGCCCCCTGGCTTCGACACGGCCGAACAGCTGCTGATCGTCAACGACTTCCCGCACGGCTTCGACGACCGCGCCGTCACCCAGCTCCGCTACCTCGCGGACGAGGGCCCCGCCGTCGGGGTGCACCTGATGATGGTCGCCGACCGTCAGGAGGCCGCCGCCTACGGGCCGTTGCTCGACCCGCTGTGGCGTTCGCTGATGCGACTCACCCCCACCCCCGACGACCACCTGGCCGACCCGTGGGTCGGGCACGCGTGGACGTACGAGCCGTCGACCGTCCCGCCCGGCAGCAGGGTCATGCACGACGTGCTCGCCCGGGTCGCGGAGGCTCGCCGCTCCTGGAACCGCTGAGGACCGTCGGCCCCCGGCAGCCCGTACCAAGTCCTCGCAAAGCGTTTTGAACTGCGGTTTTGATCCTTTCTTTACCTTACCCTTTACCTTCTCTTGGTGATTGGGTACTCTTTTTCGTGCGGAGGGGAGTACTCCCTACATGCTGCGGCGTACCCGTCAATACGGATCGATCCGATCCCGGGGCGTCGGCCCGGCGGCACCAGGCGTTGTGGAACGCCCTGGAGGACCGGGTGGAAGAGACCTCCGGTAGCGACGACGCTGAAATTTGCCGTTACGTACTGCCGGAGGCGCAGTGGATGTTTCCGTGACCCTTTGGGTCCTCACAGTGGTGGGCCTTGCCGCCCTCATCGCGGTCGACTTCTTCATCGGCCGCAAGCCGCATGACGTGTCCATCAAGGAAGCCGGGATCTGGACGATCGTCTGGATCGTCCTGGCCGCCCTCTTCGGACTGGGGCTCCTCGTCTTCGGCGGCGGGCAGCCGGCCGGAGAGTTCTTCGCCGGCTTCATCACCGAGAAGTCGCTGAGCGTCGACAACCTCTTCGTCTTCGTGCTGATCATGGCGAAGTTCTCGGTGCCTTCGCAGTACCAGCAGCGGGTGCTGCTGATCGGTGTGCTGATAGCCCTGGTGCTCCGCGCGATCTTCATCGCGGCGGGCGCGGCCATCCTCGCCAGCTTCGCCTGGGTCTTCTACATCTTCGGCGCGTTCCTGATCTACACCGCCTGGAAGCTCATCCAGGAGGCCAGGGCCGAGGAGGACGACGAGGACTGGGAGGAGAACAAGCTCCTCAAGGCCGCCGAGAAGCGCTTCGGTGTCGCCGACCGGTACCACGGCACCAAGCTCTGGATCGAGGAGAACGGCAAGCGCGTCATGACGCCGATGCTCGTCGTGATGCTCGCCATCGGAACCACCGACGTCCTCTTCGCCCTGGACTCCATCCCCGCGATCTTCGGCCTGACCCAGGACCCGTACATCGTGTTCACGGCCAACGCGTTCGCGCTCATGGGCCTGCGGCAGCTGTACTTCCTCATCGGCGGTCTGCTGAAGAAGCTGGTCCACCTGTCCTACGGTCTGTCGGTCATTCTCGGCTTCATCGGTGTGAAGCTGGTGCTGCACGCACTGCACGAGTCCGGGGTACACGTTCCGGAGATCTCCATCCCGGTGTCCCTCGGCGTGATCTGCGCGGTGCTGATCGTCACCACGATCACCAGCCTGATCGCGTCCAAGAAGCAGGCGCAGGCCGAGGCCGAGCAGAACAAGGCAGAAGGCGCGGAGAAGGACAGCATCGAGGCCTGACGGAGGCCGACCCGCACCCAAGCACACACGGATGGGGTCCCGCACGACGGAGACGCAGTTCCACGCGTCCACTGCCGTGCGGGGCCCCTGCACGTCTGAAAGGATCACCGCATGCTCGTTCGGCTCCGGTCGCTCACGACGCGATGGACTGCTGTCGTCCCGGTTGCCGCGGTCGTCCTGCTGGCTCTCACCTGGGGACGCGATCTACCCCCGGCGGCCGTCGCCCTGGTGACCCTGGTGCTCGCGGGAGCCGTCCTGGCCGCCGTGCACCACGCCGAGGTCGTCGCACACCGGGTCGGTGAACCCTTCGGATCCCTCGTCCTCGCCGTCGCCGTCACGATCATCGAGGTCGCCCTGATCGTCACGTTGATGGCCGACGGCGGGGACAAGAGCTCGACCCTCGCCCGCGACACCGTCTTCGCCGCCGTGATGATCACCTGCAACGGCATCGTCGGCATCTGCCTGCTCGTCGCCTCGCTGCGCCACGGGCTCGCCGTCTTCAACCCCGAGGGGACCGGCGCCGCCCTCGCCACGGTCGCGACGCTGGCCACGCTCAGCCTGGTGCTCCCCACCTTCACCACCAGCAAGCCCGGCCCCGAGTTCTCCACGGCCCAACTCACCTTCGCGGCCCTGTCCTCACTGGCCCTGTACGGGCTGTTCGTGGCGACACAGACCGTGCGCCACCGGGACTACTTCCTGCCGATCACCAGGCTGGGCGAGGTGATCACCCAGGACGACCACGCCGAGGCGCCGTCGGCCCGCACGGCCGGGATCAGCCTCGGACTGCTCGGCCTCGCCCTCGTCGGCGTGGTCGGCCTCGCCAAGGGCGTCTCGCCGACCATCGAGTCCGGAGTCGAGAAGGCCGGGCTGCCGCACGCGGTGGTCGGTGTGATCATCGCGCTGCTGGTGCTGCTGCCGGAGACGATAGCCGCGCTGCGCGCCGCCCGCCGCGACCGGGTCCAGACCAGCCTCAACCTGGCCCTCGGCTCGGCCATGGCCAGCATCGGCCTCACCATCCCGGCCGTTGCCCTCGCCTCGATCTGGCTCTCCGGCCCACTCGTCCTCGGCCTGGGCGCCACTCATATGGTGCTGCTCGCCCTGACCGTCGTGGTGGCCTCGCTGACCGTGGTCCCGGGACGCGCGACACCGCTCCAGGGCGGAGTGCACCTGGTGCTGTTCGCGGCGTACCTGGAGCTGGCGGTGAACCCGTAGACCCGGGTTCCGGGACACCGACGGACGGACGAACGAACGGGGACGGGGCGGTGGCATGAAGAGCATGGGGCGCAGTCCCTGCTCTTCAGGGGCGCGGGGAACTGCGCGAGAAGCCCCACCCACCCGCACCCGGCAACGCA encodes the following:
- a CDS encoding methylated-DNA--[protein]-cysteine S-methyltransferase — protein: MNSHAQDEQRVVWAVVGSDIGPLLLAATDEGLVNVVFHATEPVRDRTLDRLASRLGTTPVEAPDAPQLAEAIRQFEAYFAGERHDFALPLDWSLISGFNRQVLRELVSGVPYGSVVGYGDLARRVGQPGAAQAVGVAMGSNPLPVVVPCHRVVESDGGIGGFGGGLETKRRLLALEGVLPQPLF
- a CDS encoding glycerophosphodiester phosphodiesterase family protein, producing MHVRAVAAATTAFLGATVLLLPTSAAHAAADAGNPLVVAHRGASAYAPENTLAAVDKAHEMGFDWVENDVQRTSDGRLVVLHDATLARTTNVEELYPERAPWNVADFTAAEIGHLDAGSWFGADYAGARVPTLEQYMRRVSRNHQKLVLEIKNPQLYPGIEQQTLKVLSNEGWLGPAQLEKLVIQSFSADTVRRVHELDPAVKTGLLGTPDIADLPEYATFSDQINSSYTTISESYVATIHALGGPHGKPLEILTWTVNDATNARRVADYGVDGIITNKPDVVRDATQG
- a CDS encoding MHYT domain-containing protein, whose protein sequence is MQGTVDGFSYGLVTPVVAYLMACLGGALGLRCTTRSMLVDGRWRIGWLALGSAAIGSGIWTMHFVAMMGFKVLQTPIHYDPLTTFASLAVAIVMVGIGIFMVGSKGAGGAALFTGGTITGLGIASMHYLGMAGMRLNGTFEYNTVTVAASVVIAVVAAIAALWAAGQVRGFLWSVGASLVMGVAVSGMHYTGMAALSVHLHSGAGPDPAVGSSSAALLAPLMIGPLVFLLLAGVVVMFDPFMIMGRFHANPVERRPGIPAQATAHVCRHPESRTAPQHRERHARTPQNR
- the uvrB gene encoding excinuclease ABC subunit UvrB codes for the protein MRPVSKIERTVAPFEVVSPYQPSGDQPTAIADLARRIGAGEKDVVLLGATGTGKSATTAWMIEKLQRPTLVMAPNKTLAAQLANEFRELLPNNAVEYFVSYYDYYQPEAYVPQSDTYIEKDSSINEEVERLRHSATNSLLTRRDVVVVASVSCIYGLGTPQEYVDRMVPLKVGEEFDRDALLRRFVDIQYTRNDLAFTRGTFRVRGDTIEIFPVYEELAVRIEMFGDEIEALSTLHPLTGEIISDDQQLYVFPASHYVAGPERMERAVNDIEKELGERLAELEKQGKLLEAQRLRMRTTYDLEMLRQIGSCSGVENYSMHFDGREPGSPPNTLLDYFPDDFLLVIDESHVTVPQIGAMYEGDASRKRTLVDHGFRLPSALDNRPLKWEEFQERVGQTVYLSATPGQYELSRSDGHVEQIIRPTGLVDPEVVVKPTEGQIDDLVHEIRQRTEKDERVLVTTLTKKMAEDLTDYFLELGIQVRYLHSDVDTLRRVELLRELRAGEYDVLVGINLLREGLDLPEVSLVAILDADKEGFLRSGTSLIQTIGRAARNVSGQVHMYADKITPAMAKAIDETNRRREKQVAYNKANGIDPQPLRKKINDIVAQIAREDVDTEQLLGSGYRKGKDGKAAKAPVPSLGGKVAKSAKGRSKAEETVPTDRPAAELAQQIEDMTERMRAAAAELQFEIAARLRDEVSEMKKELRQMREAGLA
- a CDS encoding TerD family protein, coding for MTVNMTKGQAISLQKNDGGSLTAVRMGLGWQAAPRRGLFGSRTREIDLDASAVLFADKQPVDVVFFRHLVSDDGSVRHTGDNLVGGVGQGGDDEAILVDLARVPVHIDQIVFTVNSFTGQTFQEVQNAFCRLVDETNGQELARYTLAGGGQYTAQIMAKVHRAGAGWQMTAIGSPANGRTFQDLMPAILPVL
- a CDS encoding TerD family protein → MTAELVRGQNHPLPEVRLEIRVSAGTPIVAGATLGDEHGRVHGVEWVAHPGAPTLPGLEVPKQAAADHRLAVDLDALAPSVHRVSVLLALPAGTGGPARFGAVAAPFVAVTGLDGTEVASYTITDLEPESAVVALELYRRQGAWKVRAVGQGYAGGLAALLADQGLPQAQQLAGSINEAVAQGLARSVAAPPPRLPDAERSRRTAAPATGPDETHGGGTPQGVPGTTAPSPGHQPTSPCGTTPPYGSPRDGTLPDHAAAQHGGPTPADPATGQPAQATAGGPVNYSHPGRQTTAPPPPAPTAPPAEPGQPARPVAGDATGWSMEERLYNQVWGMFEDLARTTAAYRSAVDFAESRMEQELDKVLSDPRSRISGQGDAAREAARAKRAQLVDQARAALDRDLAQLGAEADVVEPALPPAYASWDNPVWHGYRVPMEIPMALRLGDLHLPESEDVRIPMLVRLPLERGLWIDSGRSGSRDALADSDELRRLALDTAVALAARLLAVYPPGEFAVHVIDAAGAGSSALTPLTRAGVLAGRPAAGAAGVSEVLGRLTQRVDLVQMAVRGGAPDALPPGFDTAEQLLIVNDFPHGFDDRAVTQLRYLADEGPAVGVHLMMVADRQEAAAYGPLLDPLWRSLMRLTPTPDDHLADPWVGHAWTYEPSTVPPGSRVMHDVLARVAEARRSWNR
- a CDS encoding TerC/Alx family metal homeostasis membrane protein, with the translated sequence MDVSVTLWVLTVVGLAALIAVDFFIGRKPHDVSIKEAGIWTIVWIVLAALFGLGLLVFGGGQPAGEFFAGFITEKSLSVDNLFVFVLIMAKFSVPSQYQQRVLLIGVLIALVLRAIFIAAGAAILASFAWVFYIFGAFLIYTAWKLIQEARAEEDDEDWEENKLLKAAEKRFGVADRYHGTKLWIEENGKRVMTPMLVVMLAIGTTDVLFALDSIPAIFGLTQDPYIVFTANAFALMGLRQLYFLIGGLLKKLVHLSYGLSVILGFIGVKLVLHALHESGVHVPEISIPVSLGVICAVLIVTTITSLIASKKQAQAEAEQNKAEGAEKDSIEA
- a CDS encoding ionic transporter y4hA, translated to MLVRLRSLTTRWTAVVPVAAVVLLALTWGRDLPPAAVALVTLVLAGAVLAAVHHAEVVAHRVGEPFGSLVLAVAVTIIEVALIVTLMADGGDKSSTLARDTVFAAVMITCNGIVGICLLVASLRHGLAVFNPEGTGAALATVATLATLSLVLPTFTTSKPGPEFSTAQLTFAALSSLALYGLFVATQTVRHRDYFLPITRLGEVITQDDHAEAPSARTAGISLGLLGLALVGVVGLAKGVSPTIESGVEKAGLPHAVVGVIIALLVLLPETIAALRAARRDRVQTSLNLALGSAMASIGLTIPAVALASIWLSGPLVLGLGATHMVLLALTVVVASLTVVPGRATPLQGGVHLVLFAAYLELAVNP